A stretch of the Acidimicrobiales bacterium genome encodes the following:
- a CDS encoding alpha/beta fold hydrolase — translation MPVVVLIHSPLVGPSSWHRVAEELNNRGREATVPDLRGAAEKQATIAAIADSAARQIPDSELVLVGHSGAGMLLPAIAHRVSTPVTAFCFVDAHLPPRKGEVPLADPAFFGFLSSISSQGRLPPWSSWWGPETMEALVPDPAVRAQLTEEMPSLSLDYFLQEIHAVERWPATCGYVRLSASYEPSASEAEELGWPVERFSAGHLHGVVDPASVAAAVLDVLEVSSASRSQKRR, via the coding sequence GTGCCGGTGGTCGTCCTCATCCATAGCCCGCTGGTGGGCCCGTCGTCATGGCATCGCGTCGCCGAGGAGCTCAACAACCGTGGCCGCGAGGCGACCGTCCCGGATCTACGGGGTGCCGCGGAGAAGCAGGCAACCATCGCGGCGATCGCTGACAGTGCTGCACGTCAGATCCCGGACTCGGAGCTTGTACTAGTTGGACATAGCGGTGCCGGAATGCTTCTGCCTGCGATCGCTCACCGAGTGAGCACGCCGGTGACAGCCTTCTGCTTCGTCGACGCTCACCTGCCGCCAAGGAAGGGCGAGGTCCCGCTGGCGGACCCCGCGTTCTTCGGTTTCCTCAGTTCGATCTCCTCGCAGGGGCGCCTGCCACCATGGTCCTCGTGGTGGGGCCCGGAAACGATGGAAGCTCTCGTTCCAGATCCGGCGGTACGGGCGCAGCTCACTGAGGAGATGCCTTCGCTGTCGTTGGACTACTTCCTGCAAGAGATCCACGCCGTCGAACGATGGCCCGCGACGTGTGGCTATGTCCGCTTGAGCGCCTCTTACGAGCCCAGCGCATCAGAGGCTGAGGAACTCGGTTGGCCGGTCGAGCGGTTCTCAGCCGGCCACCTCCATGGAGTCGTTGATCCAGCGTCGGTCGCTGCCGCGGTTCTTGATGTCCTGGAGGTGTCCAGCGCGAGTCGCTCGCAGAAGCGCCGCTAG
- a CDS encoding phosphotransferase — MGARRPGHHTRRTCRRPHRRRVQSRHFQVAHIFITTDTEIAGVIDWGDTGIGDRHYDLAVLTVGHDEHLEAVLDGYGLAVDRDRICGYWSWRRLGSVRWMLEHGYDADGDISALAFGV, encoded by the coding sequence GTGGGTGCTCGCCGACCTGGTCATCACACACGGCGAACGTGCCGTCGTCCGCATCGGCGACGTGTTCAATCAAGGCACTTCCAAGTTGCTCACATCTTCATCACGACGGACACCGAGATCGCGGGGGTCATCGACTGGGGCGATACTGGGATCGGCGACCGCCACTACGACCTCGCTGTGCTCACGGTGGGACATGACGAACACCTCGAGGCGGTCCTCGACGGCTACGGCCTGGCCGTCGATCGTGACCGGATCTGCGGGTACTGGTCTTGGCGGCGGCTGGGATCAGTCCGATGGATGCTCGAGCACGGATACGACGCCGATGGCGACATCAGCGCGCTCGCCTTCGGGGTGTGA